The following are encoded in a window of Kitasatospora sp. NBC_01250 genomic DNA:
- a CDS encoding alkaline phosphatase family protein encodes MRSRSRLAGLCAVAMTSAVALTAALSTSGSAVAAGASVSAAAVPAFSHIVVVMEENHSYDDIIGDTSDAPYINSLAGQGALMTSSFGVSHPSEPNYMAIFGGSTFGLSADSCPVSEGKTANLGSELLAAGKTFKGYSEGLPSVGSTKCTSGAYARKHAPWANFSNVPTADQQPFTAFPTDYNTLPTVSFVIPNLDDDMHDGTIADGDSWLQNNLSAYATWAQQNNSLLVVTWDEDDYTESNQIPTIFVGAHVQPGQYSEQINHYNVLATLEQAYGLPLAGQSSSAAPITDIWD; translated from the coding sequence ATGCGTTCGAGGTCGCGTCTTGCCGGGCTGTGCGCCGTCGCCATGACGAGTGCCGTGGCGCTCACCGCCGCCCTGTCCACCAGCGGTTCCGCCGTCGCCGCCGGCGCGAGCGTCAGCGCCGCCGCCGTTCCGGCGTTCTCGCACATCGTGGTCGTGATGGAGGAGAACCACTCCTACGACGACATCATCGGCGACACCAGTGACGCCCCCTACATCAACTCGCTGGCCGGCCAGGGCGCGCTGATGACCTCCTCGTTCGGTGTCTCGCACCCCAGCGAGCCCAACTACATGGCGATCTTCGGCGGCAGCACCTTCGGTCTGAGCGCCGACTCCTGCCCGGTGAGCGAGGGCAAGACCGCCAACCTCGGCTCCGAACTGCTGGCCGCCGGAAAGACGTTCAAGGGCTACTCGGAGGGCCTGCCCTCGGTCGGCTCCACCAAGTGCACCTCGGGCGCGTACGCCCGTAAGCACGCGCCGTGGGCCAACTTCAGCAACGTCCCGACCGCCGACCAGCAGCCGTTCACCGCGTTCCCCACGGACTACAACACGCTGCCCACCGTGTCGTTCGTGATCCCGAACCTGGACGACGACATGCACGACGGCACCATCGCCGACGGCGACTCCTGGCTGCAGAACAACCTCTCCGCGTACGCCACCTGGGCCCAGCAGAACAACAGCCTGCTGGTGGTCACCTGGGACGAGGACGACTACACCGAGAGCAACCAGATCCCCACCATCTTCGTCGGCGCCCACGTCCAGCCGGGCCAGTACAGCGAGCAGATCAACCACTACAACGTGCTCGCCACCCTGGAGCAGGCGTACGGGCTGCCGCTGGCGGGCCAGAGCAGCAGCGCCGCGCCGATCACCGACATCTGGGACTGA
- a CDS encoding LysR family transcriptional regulator, whose translation MVELRYLKYFLAVAETGSFTRAAADCFVAQSALSQQVARLEGEVGARLFHRTSRSVRLTAAGELLVPLARRILAEVDDARAELDALTGLRRGRLRLGLIQTAGGATDVAAVLGEYRRRYPGIELHVRTAPSTEMVAAVAEGTLDLAVVGLVADRATPAGLVRQVLARDPLVAVVPGAHPLAGRARIALTELAGAAGEYPTLIQGARGTGLRHQVEAAFARAGLAADQSFEIGQIHDMVRLAAAGVGITVVPRSAVRGPGSCESLTTGAAVLALTDEQAVNEVSVVHDAARLSPAGAAFLAVLGIGRVD comes from the coding sequence ATGGTGGAGCTGCGGTACCTGAAGTACTTCCTGGCCGTCGCCGAGACCGGCAGCTTCACCCGGGCGGCCGCCGACTGCTTCGTCGCCCAGTCCGCGCTGAGCCAGCAGGTCGCCCGGCTGGAGGGCGAGGTCGGCGCCCGGCTCTTCCACCGCACCAGCCGCTCGGTGCGGCTGACGGCGGCCGGCGAGCTGCTGGTCCCGCTGGCCCGCCGGATCCTGGCCGAGGTCGACGACGCCCGCGCCGAACTGGACGCCCTCACCGGCCTGCGCCGCGGGCGGCTGCGCCTGGGGCTGATCCAGACCGCGGGCGGCGCGACGGACGTGGCCGCGGTGCTCGGCGAGTACCGCCGCCGGTATCCGGGGATCGAACTGCACGTGCGCACCGCGCCCAGCACCGAGATGGTCGCCGCGGTCGCCGAGGGCACCCTGGACCTCGCCGTGGTCGGCCTGGTCGCGGACCGGGCGACCCCGGCCGGCCTGGTGCGGCAGGTGCTGGCCCGCGACCCCCTGGTGGCCGTCGTCCCCGGCGCCCACCCGCTGGCCGGGCGCGCGCGGATCGCGCTGACCGAGCTGGCCGGGGCCGCCGGGGAGTACCCGACGCTGATCCAGGGCGCCCGGGGCACCGGCCTGCGGCACCAGGTGGAGGCGGCCTTCGCCCGGGCCGGGCTGGCGGCGGACCAGTCCTTCGAGATCGGCCAGATCCACGACATGGTCCGCCTCGCCGCCGCCGGGGTCGGCATCACCGTGGTGCCGCGCTCGGCGGTCCGCGGCCCGGGTTCGTGCGAGTCGCTGACCACGGGCGCGGCCGTCCTGGCGCTGACCGACGAGCAGGCGGTGAACGAGGTCTCGGTCGTCCACGACGCCGCCCGGCTGTCCCCGGCGGGGGCGGCCTTCCTGGCAGTCCTCGGCATCGGCCGCGTCGACTGA
- a CDS encoding YoaK family protein: MPVATTSPATRSTVLHEAYRTLRPGPGAPHGPLPPLLLALTVVTGLVDAFSYLALGHVFVANMTGNVVFLALTLGGAPGFSLSASLLALAAFAAGAFAGGLLVHRLRRHQGRVLLAALLLQSVLVLGALVTAWLSAAPFPSPARQVLIVLLGLAMGLQNAAARALAVPDLTTTVLTLTITGIAADSRAAGGAGSRIGRRLLSAAAMFLGVLAGALFLHHQAPVLPLLSAALLLLATAAATATAVHRAERTNAPWAQLR; encoded by the coding sequence ATGCCCGTCGCTACCACGAGCCCCGCCACCCGCTCCACCGTGCTGCACGAGGCGTACCGCACGCTGCGCCCCGGCCCGGGTGCGCCGCACGGGCCGCTGCCGCCGCTGCTGCTGGCGCTGACCGTGGTCACCGGGCTGGTCGACGCCTTCAGCTACCTGGCGCTCGGCCATGTCTTCGTGGCCAACATGACCGGGAACGTGGTCTTCCTCGCGCTCACCCTCGGCGGCGCCCCCGGCTTCTCGCTGAGCGCCTCGCTGCTCGCCCTGGCCGCCTTCGCCGCCGGGGCCTTCGCCGGCGGCCTGCTCGTGCACCGGCTGCGGCGCCATCAGGGGCGGGTGCTGCTCGCGGCCCTGCTGCTGCAGAGCGTCCTGGTACTCGGCGCACTGGTCACCGCCTGGCTGTCCGCCGCGCCCTTCCCGTCCCCCGCCCGGCAGGTGCTGATCGTCCTGCTCGGCCTGGCCATGGGGCTGCAGAACGCCGCCGCCCGCGCACTGGCGGTGCCCGACCTGACCACCACCGTGCTGACCCTCACCATCACCGGCATCGCCGCCGACAGCCGGGCCGCGGGCGGGGCGGGCAGCCGGATCGGGCGCCGCCTGCTCTCCGCCGCCGCGATGTTCCTCGGCGTCCTGGCCGGCGCCCTCTTCCTGCACCACCAGGCCCCCGTCCTTCCCCTCCTCTCGGCCGCCCTGCTGCTCCTGGCCACCGCGGCCGCCACGGCAACGGCAGTCCACCGCGCCGAGCGCACCAACGCCCCCTGGGCCCAGCTCCGCTGA
- a CDS encoding TetR/AcrR family transcriptional regulator, translated as MGRTFTESGRRAQIVQAAIEVAAEVGYAKASFSRIAKQAGLSSTGMISYHFAGKDDLMHEVVAEVTRVTTEFMAPRVSAAEGARERLRTFIESNIELLSVCPQHLKALIEVLPNLGGDDPTRAGYNAAVQLVIDSQEQAVHAAQRAGEFREFDARVMLTALRGAIDAVVLRWVGDPEFDVARAGRELADIFDRATRAEP; from the coding sequence ATGGGCCGGACGTTCACCGAGTCGGGGCGCCGAGCACAGATCGTGCAGGCCGCGATCGAGGTGGCCGCCGAAGTCGGCTACGCGAAGGCCTCGTTCAGCCGGATCGCGAAGCAGGCCGGACTGAGCAGCACCGGGATGATCTCGTACCACTTCGCCGGCAAGGACGACCTGATGCACGAGGTCGTCGCCGAGGTGACCCGGGTGACCACCGAGTTCATGGCGCCCAGGGTCAGCGCGGCCGAGGGTGCGCGCGAACGGTTGCGGACGTTCATCGAGTCCAACATCGAGCTGCTCTCGGTCTGCCCCCAGCACCTGAAGGCGCTGATCGAGGTCCTGCCCAACCTGGGCGGGGACGATCCGACCCGGGCAGGCTACAACGCCGCCGTCCAGCTGGTGATCGACAGCCAGGAGCAGGCGGTCCACGCGGCACAACGGGCCGGCGAGTTCCGGGAGTTCGACGCCCGGGTGATGCTCACCGCCCTGCGCGGGGCCATCGACGCCGTGGTGCTGCGCTGGGTGGGGGATCCGGAGTTCGACGTGGCCCGGGCGGGCCGGGAGCTGGCCGACATCTTCGACCGGGCGACCCGCGCCGAACCGTAG
- a CDS encoding VC0807 family protein, which produces MGGTNVMGENVNTSTEQEAAAPAAAAEAEAAPSAGPSTGPSTGPSAGPSAAEKARAARRQLTKSLVFELAVPLGGYYLLHGVGLSQWASLLISSLLLVPWLVLGMVRSRRVEVMPVFTLVLIVVGALMSMVSGSPRVLLVRDSWVFGVIGIWVLGTLATQRPFMLTAARSIVATKIGEAGAEEWVGRWAYDATFRHHIRTLTTVWGLGFTVDAVIRVVLAYTLPVDLVPLVSSLQWLVVLGGLFGFHFWYVNRNGLKV; this is translated from the coding sequence ATGGGAGGGACGAACGTGATGGGGGAGAACGTGAACACGTCGACCGAGCAGGAAGCCGCTGCGCCGGCCGCCGCGGCCGAGGCCGAGGCCGCACCGAGCGCCGGGCCGAGCACTGGGCCGAGCACTGGGCCGAGCGCCGGGCCGAGCGCCGCGGAGAAGGCCCGCGCCGCCAGGCGGCAGCTGACCAAGTCGCTGGTCTTCGAGCTGGCCGTGCCGCTCGGCGGCTACTACCTGCTGCACGGGGTGGGGCTCAGCCAGTGGGCCTCGCTGCTGATCAGCAGCCTGTTGCTGGTGCCGTGGCTGGTGCTCGGGATGGTCCGCAGCCGCCGGGTCGAGGTGATGCCGGTCTTCACGCTGGTGCTGATCGTGGTCGGCGCGCTGATGTCGATGGTCAGCGGCAGCCCCCGGGTGCTGCTGGTGCGCGACAGCTGGGTGTTCGGCGTGATCGGGATCTGGGTGCTGGGCACCCTGGCGACCCAGCGCCCGTTCATGCTGACCGCGGCGCGGTCGATCGTCGCCACCAAGATCGGTGAGGCGGGCGCCGAGGAGTGGGTGGGCCGCTGGGCCTACGACGCGACCTTCCGCCACCACATCCGCACGCTCACCACCGTCTGGGGCCTCGGGTTCACCGTCGACGCCGTCATCCGGGTGGTGCTGGCCTACACGCTGCCGGTCGACCTCGTGCCGCTGGTGAGCTCGCTGCAGTGGCTGGTGGTGCTGGGCGGTCTGTTCGGCTTCCACTTCTGGTACGTCAACCGCAACGGTCTGAAGGTCTGA
- a CDS encoding FAD-dependent monooxygenase, protein MSTDTTIVSTPGTAARHDDRDNRADRLDADVLIAGAGPTGLLLANELRLAGISTLVVERLTERSGQSKALSLQPRSAEMLQLRGWLEPLLSRAVDTVPGGHFAGLPLDYGVFDSPFPYQVGIPQARVEGFLEELLGEHRVPVRRGCELLDLVQDETGVTVTVTGPDGQGGPDGQGSPGAPDRTDGSAVPQRLRARYLVGTDGGRSTVRRLLKVGFPGRDGRVSMVVADVVLETRPEESTDWRLPELASDAGGLCVVLPLDEGLHRVLFTGPEQQQLERTAPVAGAEVATALHRHHGERYRLRELRIASRFTDASRQVEQYRTGRVLLAGDAAHIHTPAGGQGLNLGLQDAFNLGWKLAATLNGWAPADLLDSYHTERHPVGAQVLENTRAQGVLLVPDIDVQGLRAIVAGLLTEEQANRRIAGMISGLGIRYELPGSPAHPLLGARLPRLELPAGRGLLLTRGERPDLAAVLAPWADRVDRAVAPEAFTSARADDRADAQGGAQALLVRPDGYVCWVGQDAADQPQAALRTWFGDPCELPLPSSRR, encoded by the coding sequence ATGAGCACCGACACCACGATCGTCTCCACCCCCGGCACCGCCGCCCGGCACGACGACCGCGACAACCGCGCCGACCGGCTGGACGCCGACGTGCTGATCGCCGGCGCCGGCCCCACCGGCCTTCTGCTGGCCAACGAGCTGCGGCTGGCCGGGATCAGCACCCTGGTGGTCGAGCGGCTGACCGAACGCTCCGGCCAGTCCAAGGCGTTGAGCCTGCAGCCGCGCTCGGCCGAGATGCTCCAGCTGCGCGGCTGGCTGGAGCCGCTGCTCAGCCGGGCGGTGGACACCGTCCCCGGCGGCCACTTCGCCGGACTCCCGCTGGACTACGGGGTGTTCGACTCCCCCTTCCCCTACCAGGTGGGCATCCCGCAGGCCCGGGTCGAGGGCTTCCTGGAGGAGCTGCTCGGCGAGCACCGGGTGCCGGTGCGGCGCGGGTGCGAGCTGCTCGACCTCGTCCAGGACGAGACCGGCGTGACCGTCACGGTCACCGGCCCGGACGGCCAGGGCGGCCCGGACGGCCAAGGCAGCCCGGGCGCCCCGGACCGCACCGACGGCTCGGCCGTCCCGCAGCGGCTGCGGGCCCGCTACCTGGTGGGCACCGACGGCGGGCGCAGCACGGTGCGCCGCCTGCTGAAGGTGGGCTTCCCCGGCCGGGACGGCCGCGTCTCCATGGTCGTCGCGGACGTCGTCCTGGAGACCCGCCCCGAGGAGTCCACCGACTGGCGGCTGCCGGAGCTGGCCTCGGACGCCGGCGGCCTCTGCGTGGTCCTGCCGCTCGACGAGGGCCTGCACCGGGTGCTGTTCACCGGCCCCGAGCAGCAGCAGCTGGAGCGCACCGCACCGGTCGCCGGGGCCGAGGTCGCCACCGCGCTGCACCGCCACCACGGCGAGCGCTACCGGCTGCGCGAGCTGCGCATCGCCTCGCGGTTCACCGACGCCTCGCGGCAGGTGGAGCAGTACCGCACGGGGCGGGTGCTGCTGGCCGGGGACGCCGCGCACATCCACACCCCCGCGGGCGGGCAGGGGCTGAACCTCGGCCTCCAGGACGCCTTCAACCTCGGTTGGAAGCTCGCCGCCACCCTGAACGGCTGGGCCCCCGCCGACCTGCTGGACAGCTACCACACCGAGCGCCACCCGGTGGGGGCGCAGGTGCTGGAGAACACCAGGGCGCAGGGCGTCCTGCTGGTCCCGGACATCGACGTGCAGGGGCTGCGCGCCATCGTGGCCGGGCTGCTGACGGAGGAGCAGGCCAACCGGCGGATCGCCGGGATGATCTCGGGCCTGGGCATCCGCTACGAGCTGCCCGGCTCCCCCGCGCACCCGCTGCTGGGCGCCCGGCTGCCGAGGCTCGAACTGCCCGCCGGACGGGGGCTGCTGCTGACCCGCGGCGAGCGCCCGGACCTGGCGGCCGTGCTGGCGCCGTGGGCCGACCGCGTCGACCGGGCGGTCGCCCCGGAAGCCTTCACCAGTGCCCGGGCCGATGACCGGGCCGATGCCCAGGGCGGTGCCCAGGCCCTGCTGGTCCGCCCCGACGGCTACGTCTGCTGGGTCGGGCAGGACGCCGCCGACCAGCCGCAGGCAGCGCTGCGCACCTGGTTCGGCGACCCCTGCGAGCTCCCGCTCCCCAGCAGCAGGCGCTAG
- a CDS encoding helix-turn-helix transcriptional regulator: protein MSAQVTAGQLLRGQRQACSDVRTVPPGRMVKKGGGPVPDVMVLTRAADPIARAGLQSYLRAVPGVTLVDDRPPGLRCTVVQLADSVSPELLREARLLAADPRLRLVLILGRLQEAELLDVVSCGVTSILWRHEVTQARLLKAVHSAQTGRNSLPTDLLSRLLDQVGRTGRPGAGAGASGGAGAAAGAGAGAAGATAQAVDDAAGALSERETGILRLVADGLDTAEIADTLGYSERWVKNVLHGLTTRLSLRNRSHAVAYALRRGLI, encoded by the coding sequence CTCAGGTGACGGCCGGACAGCTGCTGCGCGGGCAGCGCCAGGCGTGTTCCGACGTTCGCACGGTGCCCCCGGGACGGATGGTCAAGAAGGGCGGGGGGCCGGTGCCGGACGTCATGGTGCTGACCAGAGCCGCCGATCCGATCGCCCGGGCCGGTCTGCAGAGCTACCTGCGCGCCGTCCCGGGGGTGACCCTGGTCGACGACCGGCCGCCGGGCCTGCGCTGCACGGTGGTCCAGCTCGCCGACTCGGTCAGCCCCGAGCTGCTGCGCGAGGCGCGGTTGCTGGCCGCCGATCCCCGGCTGCGCCTGGTGCTGATCCTCGGCCGGCTCCAGGAGGCCGAGCTGCTCGACGTGGTGAGCTGCGGGGTGACCTCCATCCTGTGGCGGCACGAGGTGACCCAGGCCCGCCTGCTGAAGGCGGTCCACAGCGCGCAGACCGGCCGCAACTCGCTGCCGACCGACCTGCTCTCCCGGCTGCTCGACCAGGTCGGCCGCACCGGGCGGCCGGGCGCGGGCGCGGGCGCGTCGGGCGGTGCGGGCGCGGCCGCGGGGGCCGGGGCCGGTGCGGCGGGGGCGACGGCCCAGGCGGTGGACGATGCCGCGGGCGCGCTGAGCGAGCGGGAGACCGGGATCCTGCGGCTGGTCGCCGACGGTCTGGACACCGCGGAGATCGCCGACACCCTCGGCTACTCCGAGCGCTGGGTGAAGAACGTGCTGCACGGCCTCACCACCCGGCTGAGCCTGCGCAACCGCTCGCACGCCGTCGCCTACGCGCTGCGCCGGGGGCTGATCTAG